AAAAGAGGTGGCGGTGGCGAAAAAGGTTGAACCAGAGACCACATCCCTACGAAATGTAGAGGGTCTTACACCCATCAGGTGGGTACTGTACAGAGTCCAACTCCGCAGGGTCAGGATATGATCGTAATTATCGACAACTATGATTCGTTCACCTATAACATCGTCCAGGCCATCGGCGGTCTCGGCGCCCGGGTGGAGGTGTTTCGCAACGACAAGGTGGATGTTGATTTCATCGCCGCCTTGAACCCGGAGCGGCTGCTGATCTCGCCCGGTCCCTGCACCCCGGCCCGGGCCGGAATCTCCATTGCGGCGATCCGTTATTTCAGCGGCCGGATTCCGATCCTGGGGGTCTGTCTCGGGCACCAGTCGGTGGGCGAGGCCTTTGGCGGCAGGACGGTCCGGGCCGAGCGGTTGATGCACGGCAAGACCAGCCCGGTCACCCATGACGGCCGCGGGGTGTTCACCGGCCTTGAGAATCCGTTCGATGCCATGCGCTATCATTCGTTGATTGTTGAGGAGGCAACCCTGCCCGATTGTCTGGAGGTGAGCGCCCGCTCCGATACCGGCGAGTTGATGGGCCTCCGGCACCGGCAACTGGCCATTGAGGGGGTGCAGTTTCACCCCGAATCGATCATGACCCCGCAAGGGGTGGATCTGCTCAAGAACTTTCTTGATCCGGGCTATCCGGACATGTTGCGTTAATAAAAACAAAGTAAGCGTTCACCGGGGGACATAAAGGTGCGGATCCCCGGCCGGTGACTGTTCGGCAGTGCTGAACAGTTACAAAAAAAAGGGGGTAAAGATGATCAGGGAAGCGATTAACAAGGTGGTGACCCATACCGATCTCAGCGAAGAGGAGATGGTGGGGGTGATGAATGAAATCATGGGCAACGAGGCCACCCCGGCCCAGATCGGCGCCTTTATCACCGGGCTCAGGATGAAGGGCGAGACCATTGCGGAGATCAGCGGCGCGGCCCGGGTGATGCGGGAAAAGGCGACCCGGGTGGATGGCGGCGACCATGAGGTGCTGGTCGATACCTGCGGCACCGGCGGCGACGGTTCCGGTACCTTCAACGTTTCCACGGCCACCGCCTTTGTGGTGGCCGGCGCCGGGCTGCCGGTGGCCAAGCACGGCAACCGGAGCATCTCCAGCCATTGCGGCAGCGCCGATGTGCTCGAGGCCCTGGGGGTCAACCTCAACCTTGATGCCGATACGGTGGGCCGCTCGGTGCAAGAGATCGGGATCGGCTTTCTTTTCGCCCCCATGCTGCACGGGGCAATGAAGTATGCCATTGGGCCGCGCCGGGAGATCGGTATCCGCACCGTGTTCAACCTGCTCGGCCCGCTGACCAATCCGGCCGGGGCCAATGTCCAGGTGATGGGGGTCTATGACCCGGAACTTACCGAAAAACTGGCCGAGGTCCTGGGCCGGCTCGGCAGCCAGCGGGCCCTGGTGGTCTGCGGCGAGGGTAATCTCGACGAGTTGACCGTGACCGGGGAGACCAAGGTGTCGGAATGGAAGGACGGTGCGGTGAACACCTATACGGTTACCCCCGAGGAAGCCGGGCTCGGGCGGGCCACCCTGGCCGAGCTTAAGGGCGGAGCCACTGCGGCCGAGTCGGCGGAGCAACTGCGCCAGGTACTCTCCGGCATTGAGGGGCCAAGGCTGGATATGGTTCTGCTCAATGCCGGCGCCGCATTGATGGCCGCCGGCCAGGTCGCTGATCTCAGGGCCGGGGTGGTTCGGGCCCGGCAGGTGGTTGCCTCGGGCGCGGCCCTGGCCAAGCTGGAGGCCCTGGTGGCGTTCGGTTCTTCCCAGGGGGATGCATGATCCTCGATACCATTGTTGCCCGGAAAAAGGAGGAGGTCGGCGAGTTGCGCCGATCCGGGCTTGTTGCCCCGGACTGCGAAATACCGCTGTGCCGCGGTTTCCAGCGGGCCTTGATCGAATCCGTTGACCTGGCGGTGATTGCCGAGGCCAAAAAGGCCTCGCCCTCCAAAGGGGTTATCAGGCCCGGCTTTGACCCGGCGGCCATTGCCGCAAGTTACAAGGCGGGCGGCGCCACGGCCATGTCGGTGTTGACCGACCGGGATTTTTTCCAGGGCGATCTGTCCTATATCCCGCTGGTCCGGAACGTAGTTGACCTGCCGGTGCTGCGCAAGGACTTCATTATCGACGAAATTCAGATCAAGGAGGCCGGCCTGTACGGCGCTGACGCCATTCTCCTGATCGCGGCCATCCTGGACCAGGACCAGATGGCCGAGTATCTGGCCCAGGCCGTTGAGTTGGGCATGGATGTCCTGGTGGAGGTGCACGACGAGGCGGAGCTTGAGCAGGCCCTTGGTGCCGGCAGCCGGTTGATCGGGGTCAACAACCGGGATCTGCGTGATTTCACCGTGGACCTTGGCACCACCTTCCGGTTGAAACAACAGCTTCCGGCCGGAATCCCGCTGGTGAGCGAGTCCGGTATCCGGGACCGGAATGATATCCAGCGGCTGCGGTCCGAAAAGGTCTGCGCCGCTCTGATCGGGGAGAGCCTGATGCGGGCCCCGGACCCGGGCGCGGCCCTGCGGTCATTACTGGAATAAGGTTATGCAAAAGGAGAGCAACACAGGCGTGGTGATCCGGACGCGGATCAAGGTGTGCGGAATAACCGATCCGGCCGATGCCGCGGCAGCAGTGGCCGCCGGGGTGGACAGCCTCGGTTTTATCTTTGCCGACAGCCCGCGCCGGGTGGAGCCGGACCTGGCCCGGGATATTATCCGGTATCTGCCGCCGATGGTCGATGCAGTCGGGGTTTTCGTGGACAAAGACCTCCGGGAGGTGGAGGAGATTATCCAGTACTGCAGACTGACCATGGTCCAACTGCACGGGGCCGAGTCGCCCGGGTATTGCCGGGGCCTCTCCATCCGGGTGGTCAAATCCTTTCGGATCGGACCCCATTCCACGGCCGCGGATCTGGCCCCTTATGAAGGCGCGGTTGCCGGGTTTCTCCTTGATACCTACCGGCAAGGGGTGGCCGGCGGTACTGGCGCGGTTTTTGACTGGGACCTGGTGGAAAAGGTGGCTCCGCCAGGGCCGGTGATCCTGGCCGGTGGCCTTGATCCGGACAACGTGGCCGAGGCCGTCCACCGGGTGCGCCCCTTTGCCGTGGATGTCAATTCAGGGGTGGAGTATGCCCCCGGACGCAAGGATCATGACCTGCTCAACCGTTTTGTCGCCCTGGTGCGCAACACCGACGCCACCCTTGCCGCGCCATTGTCCCTGGCCGACAAAAAATGATACTCCGTGGTTGCGTTGTGGGATAGGGTGGGATAAAGGATATTGTTGAAGTGGTTAAGCTGCGGTGATGCCAAGGAGAACTTTGAAAAAAACAGAGGAGAGAGTGATGAAACGGCTTGTTCTGATTCTTATCTGCTGTCTACTGCTGGGGTCGGCCCGGGCCACCATGGCCGCGTCCGGGTCGGACGTGGTCTACAATGCCTTTTACGCCGCCGCGGTCTATCCCGAGTCCTTTGACGACTATGCCCGGAAAAATATCGATCCGGTCAATATCACCTTTACCACCTGTGTGGAGCAGGTGAAAAAGAATCTCTACTCCTGGTTCGTCAATAACCAGGACCATTGCGACGCGGTTGCC
The genomic region above belongs to Desulfobacterales bacterium and contains:
- a CDS encoding aminodeoxychorismate/anthranilate synthase component II, with product MIVIIDNYDSFTYNIVQAIGGLGARVEVFRNDKVDVDFIAALNPERLLISPGPCTPARAGISIAAIRYFSGRIPILGVCLGHQSVGEAFGGRTVRAERLMHGKTSPVTHDGRGVFTGLENPFDAMRYHSLIVEEATLPDCLEVSARSDTGELMGLRHRQLAIEGVQFHPESIMTPQGVDLLKNFLDPGYPDMLR
- a CDS encoding phosphoribosylanthranilate isomerase, with the protein product MQKESNTGVVIRTRIKVCGITDPADAAAAVAAGVDSLGFIFADSPRRVEPDLARDIIRYLPPMVDAVGVFVDKDLREVEEIIQYCRLTMVQLHGAESPGYCRGLSIRVVKSFRIGPHSTAADLAPYEGAVAGFLLDTYRQGVAGGTGAVFDWDLVEKVAPPGPVILAGGLDPDNVAEAVHRVRPFAVDVNSGVEYAPGRKDHDLLNRFVALVRNTDATLAAPLSLADKK
- the trpD gene encoding anthranilate phosphoribosyltransferase → MIREAINKVVTHTDLSEEEMVGVMNEIMGNEATPAQIGAFITGLRMKGETIAEISGAARVMREKATRVDGGDHEVLVDTCGTGGDGSGTFNVSTATAFVVAGAGLPVAKHGNRSISSHCGSADVLEALGVNLNLDADTVGRSVQEIGIGFLFAPMLHGAMKYAIGPRREIGIRTVFNLLGPLTNPAGANVQVMGVYDPELTEKLAEVLGRLGSQRALVVCGEGNLDELTVTGETKVSEWKDGAVNTYTVTPEEAGLGRATLAELKGGATAAESAEQLRQVLSGIEGPRLDMVLLNAGAALMAAGQVADLRAGVVRARQVVASGAALAKLEALVAFGSSQGDA
- the trpC gene encoding indole-3-glycerol phosphate synthase TrpC, giving the protein MILDTIVARKKEEVGELRRSGLVAPDCEIPLCRGFQRALIESVDLAVIAEAKKASPSKGVIRPGFDPAAIAASYKAGGATAMSVLTDRDFFQGDLSYIPLVRNVVDLPVLRKDFIIDEIQIKEAGLYGADAILLIAAILDQDQMAEYLAQAVELGMDVLVEVHDEAELEQALGAGSRLIGVNNRDLRDFTVDLGTTFRLKQQLPAGIPLVSESGIRDRNDIQRLRSEKVCAALIGESLMRAPDPGAALRSLLE